From one Solea solea chromosome 15, fSolSol10.1, whole genome shotgun sequence genomic stretch:
- the cbr1 gene encoding carbonyl reductase [NADPH] 1, which produces MSTKVAVVTGSNKGIGLAIVRALCKEFQGDVYITARDVGRGQEAVKSLNSEELKPMFHQLDINDLNSITTAAAFFKDKYGGVDVLVNNAGIAFKVADTAPFDVQAEVTLKTNVFATRDMLTHFMPIIKAGGRVVNVSSFVGSRTLNQCSAALQQRLRSDDITEEELMGLMQQFVDLTKKNEHKQGGWPEAAYGVSKTGLTTLSMILARRLSRERPNDGILLNACCPGWVRTDMAGSKASKSPDEGAMTPVYLALLPPGATEPHGKFVSEKEVQPW; this is translated from the exons ATGTCCACCAAGGTTGCCGTGGTAACGGGCAGTAATAAGGGCATTGGTCTGGCCATTGTCCGAGCGCTCTGCAAGGAGTTCCAAGGAGATGTTTACATCACTGCCAGAGACGT GGGCCGCGGTCAGGAAGCAGTGAAGTCTCTGAACTCAGAGGAACTGAAGCCCATGTTTCATCAGCTGGACATCAACGACCTGAACAGCATCACCACCGCTGCAGCTTTCTTTAAAGACAAGTACGGAGGTGTGGATGTCCTCGTCAATAATGCTGGGATAGCGTTCAAAG TGGCAGACACGGCTCCGTTTGACGTCCAGGCGGAGGTGACCCTCAAGACAAACGTCTTCGCCACCAGAGACATGTTGACTCACTTCATGCCCATCATCAAAGCAGGAG GCCGCGTGGTGAACGTCTCCAGCTTCGTCGGCTCCCGCACTTTAAACCAGTGCAGCGCAGCACTGCAGCAGCGTCTCCGCAGCGACGACatcacagaggaggagctgaTGGGTCTCATGCAGCAGTTTGTGGACCTGACCAAGAAGAACGAGCACAAACAGGGTGGCTGGCCGGAGGCGGCTTACGGCGTGTCCAAGACAGGCCTGACG aCCCTGTCCATGATCCTGGCTCGTCGTCTGTCCAGGGAGAGACCAAATGACGGG ATCTTGCTGAATGCCTGCTGTCCAGGATGGGTGCGCACTGACATGGCCGGTTCCAAAGCCTCCAAGTCTCCAGACGAGGGCGCCATGACTCCAGTTTACCTGGCGCTGCTGCCGCCTGGAGCCACGGAACCTCATGGGAAGTTTGTGTCAGAAAAAGAGGTTCAGCCCTGGTAG
- the setd4 gene encoding SET domain-containing protein 4 isoform X1, translated as MVWVREDYYALQGVPGPGGVMRGCSRRAGRAARKRRQKCECPIQSVSLCHQPQYVRLMKFLHQRGFTSALLQPALFTDTGRGLQTLKTIKPGQLIVSLPASCLLTTSTVLSSYLGHYIKSWKHRLSPLLVLCVYLVSERHRGETSDWFPYIDVLPTSYTCPAYFTQTVLAVLPADVQRRALEQREALQELHSSSQDFFRSLQPVLRQPAEEVFTYDALRWAWCSVNTRSVFMSHPCNHFLSGQDVYALAPFLDLLNHQPDVQVKAGFSDVTGCYEIRSVSGTTRFQQAFINYGSHDNQRLLLEYGFVAPGNPHSVVYVDADLLCDVLKGDRSLNQKMKFLKENDFVQNLTVSSDGPSWRLMTALRLLSMPQTLYHQWRAVLLGQAVCEEGEEWSVLMAERLCQRLLRDTRAALDKISELLQQCDQSVREQLDVVHSLRQEERCLLGRCLEVLRGMMRRPEEEELLPCQPDVDAVS; from the exons ATGGTATGGGTGCGTGAGGACTATTATGCTTTACAG GGGGTCCCAGGTCCAGGTGGGGTCATGAGGGGCTGCAGCCGTCGAGCTGGAAGAGCTGCAAGGAAAAGGAGGCAGAAATGTGAATGCCCTATCCAGTCAG tctctctgtgtcaccaGCCACAGTATGTGAGGCTGATGAAGTTTCTTCACCAGCGAGGATTCACTTCAGCACTGCTGCAGCCAGCCCTCTTCACTG ACACAGGCAGAGGACTTCAGACTCTCAAAACTATAAAG CCTGGTCAGCTCATCGTCTCCCTCCCTGCTTCCTGCCTCCTCACAACCTCAACTGTCCTGAGCAGCTACCTGGGACACTATATTAAGAg CTGGAAACACCGTCTCTCTCCACTGCTGGTGCTCTGCGTGTACCTGGTAAGCGAACGACACCGGGGAGAGACCTCTGATTGGTTCCCCTACATTGACGTGCTGCCAACCTCCTACACCTGCCCCGCCTACTTCACACAGACTGTCCTGGCTGTTCTGCCCGCCGACGTGCAGAGGCGAGCTTTAGAGCAGAGGGAGGCGCTGCAAGAACTTCACTCCTCCAGTCAGGActttttcag ATCCCTGCAGCCAGTCCTGAGGCAGCCAGCAGAGGAGGTGTTCACATATGACGCTCTCAg GTGGGCGTGGTGCAGCGTCAACACACGCTCTGTCTTCATGTCCCATCCATGcaaccacttcctgtctggaCAGGATGTTTATGCTTTAGCCCCTTTCCTGGACCTGCTCAACCACCAGCCTGATGTGCAG gTAAAAGCAGGTTTCAGTGACGTGACAGGATGTTATGAAATCAGAAGTGTTTCCGGGACCACGCGCTTCCAGCAGGCCTTCATAAACTACGGCTCCCATGATAACCAGCGCCTGCTGTTAGAGTATGGCTTTGTTGCCCCCGGTAACCCACACAGTGTGGTATATGTAGATGCAG ATCTCCTCTGTGATGTTTTAAAAGGCGACAGGAGTTTGAACCAGAAGATGAAGTTCCTCAAAGAGAACGACTTCGTTCA aaACCTGACAGTATCCAGTGATGGCCCCAGTTGGAGGTTGATGACGGCTCTCAGACTCTTGTCCATGCCACAAACGCTGTA TCACCAGTGGAGGGCAGTGTTGCTCGGCCAGGCGGTGTGTGAAGAAGGGGAGGAATGGAGCGTCCTGATGGCCGAGAGACTCTGTCAGCGACTACTACGAGACACACGTGCAGCTCTGGATAAg atctcTGAGCTCCTGCAGCAGTGTGACCAGTCAGTCAGGGAGCAGCTAGACGTGGTCCACTCACTACGACAGGAGGAGAGGTGCCTCCTGGGACGCTGTCTTGAAGTGCTGCGAGGCATGATGAGACGACCAGAAGAGGAAGAACTGTTGCCGTGCCAACCTGATGTTGACGCCGTGAGCTGA
- the setd4 gene encoding SET domain-containing protein 4 isoform X2 has product MVWVREDYYALQGVPGPGGVMRGCSRRAGRAARKRRQKCECPIQSVSLCHQPQYVRLMKFLHQRGFTSALLQPALFTDTGRGLQTLKTIKPGQLIVSLPASCLLTTSTVLSSYLGHYIKSWKHRLSPLLVLCVYLTVLAVLPADVQRRALEQREALQELHSSSQDFFRSLQPVLRQPAEEVFTYDALRWAWCSVNTRSVFMSHPCNHFLSGQDVYALAPFLDLLNHQPDVQVKAGFSDVTGCYEIRSVSGTTRFQQAFINYGSHDNQRLLLEYGFVAPGNPHSVVYVDADLLCDVLKGDRSLNQKMKFLKENDFVQNLTVSSDGPSWRLMTALRLLSMPQTLYHQWRAVLLGQAVCEEGEEWSVLMAERLCQRLLRDTRAALDKISELLQQCDQSVREQLDVVHSLRQEERCLLGRCLEVLRGMMRRPEEEELLPCQPDVDAVS; this is encoded by the exons ATGGTATGGGTGCGTGAGGACTATTATGCTTTACAG GGGGTCCCAGGTCCAGGTGGGGTCATGAGGGGCTGCAGCCGTCGAGCTGGAAGAGCTGCAAGGAAAAGGAGGCAGAAATGTGAATGCCCTATCCAGTCAG tctctctgtgtcaccaGCCACAGTATGTGAGGCTGATGAAGTTTCTTCACCAGCGAGGATTCACTTCAGCACTGCTGCAGCCAGCCCTCTTCACTG ACACAGGCAGAGGACTTCAGACTCTCAAAACTATAAAG CCTGGTCAGCTCATCGTCTCCCTCCCTGCTTCCTGCCTCCTCACAACCTCAACTGTCCTGAGCAGCTACCTGGGACACTATATTAAGAg CTGGAAACACCGTCTCTCTCCACTGCTGGTGCTCTGCGTGTACCTG ACTGTCCTGGCTGTTCTGCCCGCCGACGTGCAGAGGCGAGCTTTAGAGCAGAGGGAGGCGCTGCAAGAACTTCACTCCTCCAGTCAGGActttttcag ATCCCTGCAGCCAGTCCTGAGGCAGCCAGCAGAGGAGGTGTTCACATATGACGCTCTCAg GTGGGCGTGGTGCAGCGTCAACACACGCTCTGTCTTCATGTCCCATCCATGcaaccacttcctgtctggaCAGGATGTTTATGCTTTAGCCCCTTTCCTGGACCTGCTCAACCACCAGCCTGATGTGCAG gTAAAAGCAGGTTTCAGTGACGTGACAGGATGTTATGAAATCAGAAGTGTTTCCGGGACCACGCGCTTCCAGCAGGCCTTCATAAACTACGGCTCCCATGATAACCAGCGCCTGCTGTTAGAGTATGGCTTTGTTGCCCCCGGTAACCCACACAGTGTGGTATATGTAGATGCAG ATCTCCTCTGTGATGTTTTAAAAGGCGACAGGAGTTTGAACCAGAAGATGAAGTTCCTCAAAGAGAACGACTTCGTTCA aaACCTGACAGTATCCAGTGATGGCCCCAGTTGGAGGTTGATGACGGCTCTCAGACTCTTGTCCATGCCACAAACGCTGTA TCACCAGTGGAGGGCAGTGTTGCTCGGCCAGGCGGTGTGTGAAGAAGGGGAGGAATGGAGCGTCCTGATGGCCGAGAGACTCTGTCAGCGACTACTACGAGACACACGTGCAGCTCTGGATAAg atctcTGAGCTCCTGCAGCAGTGTGACCAGTCAGTCAGGGAGCAGCTAGACGTGGTCCACTCACTACGACAGGAGGAGAGGTGCCTCCTGGGACGCTGTCTTGAAGTGCTGCGAGGCATGATGAGACGACCAGAAGAGGAAGAACTGTTGCCGTGCCAACCTGATGTTGACGCCGTGAGCTGA
- the cryzl1 gene encoding quinone oxidoreductase-like protein 1 isoform X1, translating to MKGLYCRAAVNNAETKFVIQETSLPDVLGSHQVRVQVKACGLSPLDLKLLADIGVQRDLIPVGREVAGVVLQVGDKVSFFQPDDEVVGILPLDSSCSGLCDVIDIEEHFLVQKPEKLSSVCVAAALRDGLCAYTALHTQAHMAAGHTLLVMDGASSFGLMCIQLACYHGVKVLTTSHSAQKHTFLEQLRPSVGVQDPLVVRVIPVYDTGSSDLLPQVLEETGGQGVDIVVDSGVRLLEEEKPEEMKLRPHKHDIISVLGVGGHWVTSHQDLQLDPPDCRLLHLKSASVSFLNPEVWTASSAQQGRYLHILKDVVEKMSTGVLRPQPEEAVPLYEATVAMETVQRQQRKKAVVQL from the exons ATGAAAGGTTTATATTGTCGTGCTGCTGTGAATAACGCTGAGACCAAGTTTGTCATCCAGGAAACG agTCTTCCAGATGTGTTAGGCAGCCATCAGGTCAGAGTTCAGGTGAAGGCATGTGGACTCAGCCCACTGGACCTCAAG TTGCTCGCTGACATCGGGGTCCAGAGAGATTTGATCCCCGTTGGCAGAGAGGTGGCCGGGGTTGTCCTGCAAg TGGGTGACAAGGTCTCATTTTTCCAGCCGGACGACGAGGTTGTAG GTATCCTTCCTCTGGACTCATCCTGCTCTGGGCTCTGTGATGTCATTGACATTGAGGAACACTTCCTGG TGCAGAAGCCGGAGAAGCTCAGCTCGGTGTGTGTTGCTGCAGCGCTGCGCGACGGTCTGTGCGCATACACCGCTCTGCACACACAAGCTCATATGGCAGCCGGACACACACTCCTCGTCATGGACGGAGCCAGc TCTTTTGGCCTGATGTGCATCCAGCTGGCCTGTTACCATGGCGTCAAGGTCCTGACAACATCCCattctgcacagaaacacacattccTGGAGCAGCTGCGGCCCAGTGTAG GTGTTCAGGATCCTTTAGTTG TCAGAGTTATTCCAGTCTACGACACCGGCTCATCAGACCTGCTGCCACAGGTGctggaggagacaggaggacagggaGTGGACATAGTCGTAGACTCTGGAG ttcGTCTgcttgaagaagaaaaaccgGAGGAGATGAAACTCCGcccacacaaacatgacatcatcagtgtccTGGGAGTGGGTGGACACTGGGTGACATCCCATCAAGACCTGCAG CTGGATCCTCCAGACTGCAGATTACTGCACTTAAAATCCGCCTCCGTGTCGTTCCTCAATCCCGAAGTCTGGACAGCATCATCAGCTCAGCAGGGAAGATACCTCC ACATTCTGAAGGACGTTGTGGAGAAGATGTCAACTGGAGTACTCAG ACCTCAGCCCGAGGAGGCAGTACCTCTTTACGAGGCCACAGTTGCCATGGAGACCGTCCAGCGTCAACAGAGGAAAAAGGCTGTTGTTCAGCTCTGA
- the cryzl1 gene encoding quinone oxidoreductase-like protein 1 isoform X2, whose amino-acid sequence MKGLYCRAAVNNAETKFVIQETSLPDVLGSHQVRVQVKACGLSPLDLKLLADIGVQRDLIPVGREVAGVVLQVGDKVSFFQPDDEVVGILPLDSSCSGLCDVIDIEEHFLVQKPEKLSSVCVAAALRDGLCAYTALHTQAHMAAGHTLLVMDGASSFGLMCIQLACYHGVKVLTTSHSAQKHTFLEQLRPSVVRVIPVYDTGSSDLLPQVLEETGGQGVDIVVDSGVRLLEEEKPEEMKLRPHKHDIISVLGVGGHWVTSHQDLQLDPPDCRLLHLKSASVSFLNPEVWTASSAQQGRYLHILKDVVEKMSTGVLRPQPEEAVPLYEATVAMETVQRQQRKKAVVQL is encoded by the exons ATGAAAGGTTTATATTGTCGTGCTGCTGTGAATAACGCTGAGACCAAGTTTGTCATCCAGGAAACG agTCTTCCAGATGTGTTAGGCAGCCATCAGGTCAGAGTTCAGGTGAAGGCATGTGGACTCAGCCCACTGGACCTCAAG TTGCTCGCTGACATCGGGGTCCAGAGAGATTTGATCCCCGTTGGCAGAGAGGTGGCCGGGGTTGTCCTGCAAg TGGGTGACAAGGTCTCATTTTTCCAGCCGGACGACGAGGTTGTAG GTATCCTTCCTCTGGACTCATCCTGCTCTGGGCTCTGTGATGTCATTGACATTGAGGAACACTTCCTGG TGCAGAAGCCGGAGAAGCTCAGCTCGGTGTGTGTTGCTGCAGCGCTGCGCGACGGTCTGTGCGCATACACCGCTCTGCACACACAAGCTCATATGGCAGCCGGACACACACTCCTCGTCATGGACGGAGCCAGc TCTTTTGGCCTGATGTGCATCCAGCTGGCCTGTTACCATGGCGTCAAGGTCCTGACAACATCCCattctgcacagaaacacacattccTGGAGCAGCTGCGGCCCAGTGTAG TCAGAGTTATTCCAGTCTACGACACCGGCTCATCAGACCTGCTGCCACAGGTGctggaggagacaggaggacagggaGTGGACATAGTCGTAGACTCTGGAG ttcGTCTgcttgaagaagaaaaaccgGAGGAGATGAAACTCCGcccacacaaacatgacatcatcagtgtccTGGGAGTGGGTGGACACTGGGTGACATCCCATCAAGACCTGCAG CTGGATCCTCCAGACTGCAGATTACTGCACTTAAAATCCGCCTCCGTGTCGTTCCTCAATCCCGAAGTCTGGACAGCATCATCAGCTCAGCAGGGAAGATACCTCC ACATTCTGAAGGACGTTGTGGAGAAGATGTCAACTGGAGTACTCAG ACCTCAGCCCGAGGAGGCAGTACCTCTTTACGAGGCCACAGTTGCCATGGAGACCGTCCAGCGTCAACAGAGGAAAAAGGCTGTTGTTCAGCTCTGA